From Novosphingobium decolorationis, one genomic window encodes:
- a CDS encoding SDR family NAD(P)-dependent oxidoreductase, with the protein MSDILSLQGKRALVTGASSGLGRHFAGVLARAGAEVVVGARRTEPLDALVAELRGAGHVASRVVLDVCDESSVMAALVGSDFDIVINNAGVTITSPALETSLDDWNRVLSTDLTGVFLVARCAAQGMRASGRGGAIVNIASILGHRVAGSLSAYATAKAGVVQLTRSLALEWARHGIRVNALCPGYIETDLNADFFASEAGTALIRRVPQRRLGRAEELDGPLLLLASDAGSYLTGADICVDGGHLVSSL; encoded by the coding sequence ATGAGCGACATCCTCTCGCTGCAAGGCAAGCGCGCGCTGGTGACGGGAGCATCGTCCGGTTTGGGGCGTCATTTCGCCGGGGTTCTGGCTCGAGCCGGGGCCGAGGTCGTCGTTGGTGCGCGCCGGACGGAGCCCCTTGATGCCCTGGTCGCCGAACTGAGAGGAGCGGGGCATGTGGCCTCGCGCGTTGTGCTCGATGTGTGCGACGAGAGTTCGGTCATGGCCGCGCTCGTAGGCTCGGACTTCGACATCGTCATCAATAACGCGGGCGTGACGATCACCTCGCCCGCGCTGGAGACTTCGCTCGACGACTGGAATCGGGTTCTCTCAACCGATCTCACCGGTGTCTTCCTTGTCGCCCGCTGCGCCGCGCAGGGGATGCGAGCCTCGGGACGCGGTGGGGCGATCGTCAACATCGCCTCGATCCTCGGCCACCGCGTGGCGGGCAGCTTGTCCGCCTACGCGACGGCCAAGGCCGGGGTGGTGCAGCTTACCCGCAGCCTCGCGCTCGAATGGGCGCGCCACGGCATTCGCGTAAACGCGCTTTGCCCGGGATATATCGAGACCGATCTCAATGCGGACTTCTTTGCCAGTGAGGCGGGCACCGCGCTGATCCGGCGCGTGCCGCAGCGCCGTCTGGGCAGAGCCGAAGAGTTGGACGGCCCACTGCTTCTGCTCGCATCGGACGCCGGTTCCTACCTGACCGGTGCGGATATCTGCGTCGACGGGGGACATCTGGTCTCCTCGCTCTGA